Proteins from a single region of Salvelinus namaycush isolate Seneca unplaced genomic scaffold, SaNama_1.0 Scaffold481, whole genome shotgun sequence:
- the lpar4 gene encoding lysophosphatidic acid receptor 4 produces the protein MAGLVLNETGMEDCGIDDSFKYDLYSVVYSVVFVLGLCTNCAALFVFCFRMKLRNETTLFMTNLALSDLVFVFTLPFKVYYNVNRHWPFGDELCKVSGTAFITNIYGSMLFLTCISMDRFLAIVYPFRSRSVRTRRNAGLVCAAVWLTIVGGGISVTFFSTINQANRATACFEGFSKSTWKTYLSKITIFIEIVGFLLPLMTNLVCSSLVLRTLRRPGTISCNSKRRVLRMILVHLAIFIVCFVPYNSILFLYAMVQTQALVNCNLERFVRTLYPITLCLATLNCCLDPVVYYFTSESFQKSLTTGGKGGVRAESIPRSDTHLSSEAETQQDTGTLTRDGRPWRDTRDWTVTRRDSQEASLTRNTQDAHALASNGKDTGVNETQF, from the exons ATGGCTGGTCTGGTGCTGAATGAGACAGGCATGGAGGACTGTGGGATAGATGACAGCTTTAAGTATGACCTGTACAGCGTGGTCTACAGCGTGGTGTTTGTCCTGGGGCTCTGCACCAACTGTGCTGCTCTCTTTGTGTTCTGCTTCCGGATGAAGCTACGCAACGAGACAACGCTGTTCATGACTAACCTGGCGTTGTCAGACCTTGTGTTTGTGTTCACGCTGCCTTTCAAGGTCTACTACAACGTCAACCGACACTGGCCCTTTGGAGACGAACTCTGCAAG GTATCAGGAACAGCCTTCATCACCAATATCTATGGCTCCATGCTGTTCCTCACCTGCATCAGTATGGACCGCTTTCTGGCCATCGTCTACCCCTTCCGATCGCGCTCAGTCCGCACGCGGAGGAACGCAGGCCTGGTGTGTGCTGCGGTCTGGCTCACGATCGTGGGTGGAGGGATATCGGTCACCTTCTTTTCCACGATCAACCAGGCGAACCGCGCCACGGCCTGCTTCGAGGGATTCTCCAAGAGCACCTGGAAGACATACCTGTCTAAGATCACTATATTTATAgag ATCGTAGGTTTTCTCCTCCCGCTCATGACCAACCTGGTGTGTTCCTCTCTGGTGCTGAGAACCCTCCGTCGCCCAGGGACCATCAGCTGCAACAGCAAGCGCCGGGTCCTCCGTATGATCCTAGTCCACCTGGCCATCTTCATCGTCTGTTTCGTCCCCTATAACTCCATCCTCTTCCTCTACGCCATGGTGCAGACCCAGGCTCTGGTCAACTGTAACCTTGAGAG GTTTGTCCGGACGCTGTACCCCATCACCCTGTGTCTGGCCACACTCAACTGCTGCCTAGACCCAGTGGTGTACTACTTTACTTCTGAGTCCTTCCAGAAGAGTCTCACCacaggggggaagggaggggtccGGGCTGAGAGCATCCCCCGCAGCGACACACACCTGAGTAGTGAGGCAGAGACGCAGCAGGACACAGGGACACTGACCAGGGATGGGAGACCGTGGAGAGACACACGGGACTGGACAGTCACCAGGAGAGACTCACAAGAAGCATCACTCACTAGAAACACACAGGACGCACACGCTCTTGCCAGCAACGGGAAAGATACAGGAGTGAATGAGACTCAGTTCTGA